From Acidobacteriota bacterium, the proteins below share one genomic window:
- a CDS encoding cation transporter: MSKRGNRKQPGPAEGGRGGGRRSLRRALAITGTWFLIELAGALYSNSLALLADAAHMLTDLAALGLSLFALGVSLRPATPQKTYGYLRAEILAALANGIFLALMALYIFYEAYGRLVTPPEVRTVPMIVVASTGLGANLVTAAILFRSRHESLNLRGAFLHVIGDTLGSLGAVVAGVLMLALGWTRADAAVSVLVGALVLAGAWRLVSESVDVLLEGVPRHLDVARIDEDLRAIPGVASVHDLHVWSIASGTTAMSCHIVVGPDADGGGALEEASRVVREKYGIEHTTIQVEPAGCPNGACGG, translated from the coding sequence ATGTCAAAGCGCGGGAACCGGAAACAACCCGGGCCTGCCGAAGGCGGGCGCGGCGGAGGCCGAAGGAGCCTCAGGCGGGCGCTCGCGATCACGGGGACCTGGTTTCTGATCGAACTGGCGGGCGCCCTCTACTCCAACAGCCTGGCCCTGCTGGCCGACGCCGCGCACATGCTGACCGATCTTGCGGCGCTCGGGCTCAGCCTGTTCGCGCTCGGGGTTTCCCTGCGGCCCGCGACCCCTCAGAAAACCTACGGATACCTCCGGGCGGAGATCCTGGCCGCGCTGGCCAACGGCATCTTTCTCGCCCTGATGGCCCTGTACATCTTCTACGAAGCCTACGGGCGCCTGGTCACGCCCCCGGAGGTCCGGACGGTGCCCATGATCGTGGTGGCCTCCACCGGGCTCGGGGCCAACCTGGTCACCGCCGCGATCCTTTTCCGAAGCCGGCATGAAAGCCTCAATCTGCGCGGGGCCTTTCTTCACGTGATCGGCGATACGCTGGGATCCCTGGGGGCCGTCGTCGCGGGGGTCCTGATGCTCGCCCTGGGCTGGACGCGGGCGGATGCGGCCGTCAGCGTCCTGGTGGGCGCCCTGGTGCTGGCCGGCGCCTGGCGGCTGGTGTCGGAAAGCGTCGATGTGCTCCTCGAGGGGGTCCCGCGCCATCTCGACGTCGCCCGGATCGACGAGGACCTCCGGGCGATCCCGGGGGTGGCGTCGGTCCACGACCTGCACGTGTGGTCGATAGCCTCGGGGACCACGGCGATGAGCTGCCACATCGTCGTCGGGCCGGACGCGGACGGCGGGGGAGCGCTCGAGGAGGCCAGCCGCGTGGTGCGGGAAAAATACGGGATCGAGCACACCACGATTCAGGTGGAACCCGCGGGATGTCCCAACGGGGCCTGCGGGGGCTGA
- the priA gene encoding primosomal protein N', translated as MMEYVDVAVPSGVRRTFAYSVPPALRARIAPGIRVLVPFGRKLVTGYVVGRLGEAEVRGIRLKAVEDLLEARPAVTPGLVRTALWVSDYYFAPPGEVFRALFPAGSQVLGERVVQLEPRTAALLGGGLRPTGLGPREEALLDTLHREGALTVKELARRAGMRGAEGWVEALAAARHVRLEMRVGGPKTREKQQWGIRRLPAAADPALPPAQKRLYGALGPEETALEEALRRAGCSRSAATALERKGLAAVAPMKIERVPQELAPSPAGGGLELTRHQREVIDGILELMRRPEPARCLIHGVTGSGKTEAYLRLITEALRMGRSALFLVPEIGLTPLLSRLVVSRFPGLVSLLHSGMSPGERYDQWSRIRDGGARVVVGTRSAVFAPLADPGLVIIDEEQDGSYKQDESPCYHAREVAWHRMRQSGGVLVMGSATPSIETYHLAVRERKAAYFHIPERIEARPMPRVTVVDMAEEFRRAGRNVVISRPLAGELEGCMERGEQAIVLLNRRGFARSLLCRSCGHVYVCPDCSISMTYHRQENRLACHYCGIEKEVPSLCANCGGAYIHYAGVGTEQLESLLAELLPGARIARLDRDTTRRRGVLRSTLVAFSERRIDLLVGTQMLAKGHDFPDVTLVGVVAADAGLQFPDFRSAERTFQLLTQVAGRAGRGAAPGRVILQSYYPDHYALEFARDQDYAAFYAREIEFRRLMGYPPFRNLVQILVSDPDYDRAMRAAETIAASLKRHGTALGGDEKPRVLGPAAAPIEKLRGRYRVQILLKGGPGGGGTGLLRACFEELASGRGQAEKIHVDVDPLSLL; from the coding sequence ATGATGGAGTACGTGGATGTCGCCGTCCCGTCCGGCGTGCGCAGGACGTTCGCCTACTCGGTCCCGCCCGCGCTGCGGGCGCGGATCGCGCCGGGGATACGCGTGCTCGTCCCTTTCGGGCGGAAGCTCGTGACCGGCTACGTGGTGGGCCGGCTCGGCGAGGCCGAGGTCCGGGGGATCCGGCTGAAGGCGGTCGAGGACCTGCTGGAGGCGCGCCCGGCCGTGACGCCGGGGCTGGTGCGGACGGCGCTGTGGGTGAGCGACTACTATTTCGCCCCGCCGGGGGAGGTGTTCCGTGCCCTGTTCCCGGCCGGTTCGCAGGTGCTCGGGGAGCGGGTGGTCCAGCTCGAGCCGCGGACGGCGGCGTTGCTGGGGGGAGGATTGCGCCCGACGGGACTCGGGCCCCGCGAGGAGGCGCTGCTCGACACGCTCCACCGGGAAGGGGCGCTCACGGTCAAGGAACTGGCGCGCCGGGCCGGCATGCGGGGGGCGGAGGGCTGGGTGGAGGCGCTCGCGGCCGCGCGCCATGTCCGGCTCGAAATGCGCGTCGGCGGCCCGAAGACGAGGGAAAAACAGCAGTGGGGCATCCGGCGTCTGCCCGCGGCGGCCGATCCCGCGCTGCCGCCCGCGCAGAAGCGGCTGTACGGCGCGCTCGGCCCCGAGGAGACGGCTCTCGAGGAAGCGCTCCGGCGCGCGGGTTGCTCGCGGAGCGCCGCCACGGCGCTCGAGCGCAAGGGGCTGGCCGCCGTCGCCCCGATGAAGATCGAGCGGGTCCCGCAGGAGCTCGCCCCCTCGCCCGCGGGCGGGGGTCTGGAGCTGACGCGCCACCAGCGGGAGGTGATCGACGGCATCCTCGAGCTGATGCGGAGGCCCGAACCGGCGCGCTGCCTGATCCACGGGGTGACCGGGAGCGGGAAGACGGAGGCCTACCTCAGGCTGATCACCGAGGCGCTCCGCATGGGGCGATCGGCCCTCTTCCTGGTCCCGGAGATCGGGCTCACCCCCCTGCTCAGCCGCCTGGTGGTCTCGCGCTTTCCGGGCCTGGTCTCGCTCCTGCACAGCGGCATGAGCCCGGGGGAGCGCTACGACCAGTGGAGCCGCATCCGCGACGGGGGCGCCCGCGTCGTGGTGGGGACGCGTTCGGCGGTGTTCGCGCCGCTGGCCGATCCGGGGCTGGTGATCATCGACGAGGAGCAGGACGGCTCCTACAAGCAGGACGAATCCCCCTGTTACCACGCCCGCGAGGTGGCCTGGCACCGCATGCGCCAGTCGGGGGGTGTGCTCGTGATGGGATCGGCCACGCCCTCGATCGAGACCTACCACCTGGCGGTCCGCGAGCGGAAGGCGGCCTACTTTCACATCCCCGAAAGGATCGAGGCGCGGCCGATGCCGCGGGTGACGGTCGTCGACATGGCCGAGGAGTTCCGGCGCGCGGGGAGGAACGTCGTGATTTCGCGCCCGCTCGCCGGGGAGCTCGAAGGGTGCATGGAGCGGGGGGAACAGGCGATCGTGCTCCTGAACCGGCGCGGGTTCGCCCGGTCGCTCCTCTGCCGCAGCTGCGGCCACGTCTATGTCTGCCCCGACTGCAGCATCAGCATGACCTACCACCGGCAGGAGAACCGGCTGGCCTGCCACTACTGCGGGATCGAGAAGGAGGTCCCGTCGCTGTGCGCCAACTGCGGGGGCGCCTACATCCACTACGCGGGGGTGGGGACCGAGCAGCTGGAATCGCTGCTCGCGGAGCTTTTGCCCGGCGCCCGCATCGCGCGCCTCGACCGCGATACCACGAGGCGGCGGGGCGTGCTCCGGTCGACCCTGGTCGCCTTCTCCGAACGCCGCATCGACCTGCTGGTGGGCACCCAGATGCTGGCCAAGGGGCACGATTTCCCGGACGTGACCCTGGTGGGGGTGGTGGCCGCCGACGCGGGGCTGCAGTTTCCAGACTTCCGATCGGCCGAACGCACCTTCCAGCTGCTGACCCAGGTCGCGGGCCGGGCCGGGCGGGGGGCGGCGCCGGGGCGCGTGATCCTCCAGTCCTACTACCCCGACCACTACGCGCTCGAGTTCGCGCGCGATCAGGATTACGCCGCGTTCTACGCGCGGGAGATCGAGTTCCGGCGCCTGATGGGGTACCCCCCCTTCCGCAACCTGGTGCAGATCCTGGTCAGCGACCCCGATTACGACCGGGCGATGCGGGCGGCCGAAACGATCGCCGCCTCCCTCAAGCGGCACGGGACGGCGCTCGGGGGGGATGAAAAGCCGCGGGTGCTGGGGCCTGCCGCGGCCCCGATCGAGAAGCTGCGGGGCCGCTACCGGGTGCAGATCCTGCTCAAGGGCGGGCCGGGCGGGGGCGGGACGGGGCTGCTGCGCGCCTGTTTCGAGGAACTGGCCTCCGGCCGGGGGCAGGCGGAAAAGATCCACGTGGATGTCGACCCGCTGTCGCTTCTTTGA
- a CDS encoding uracil-DNA glycosylase, with protein MNRRVLGEQIYGHLRLFSALGVRYAGAARGERKAPAAPHAPGPSAGAVARETVAGDAAGAQTLEAIRADLGDCRRCALAATRNRIVFGAGNPHAALMLVGEAPGAAEDEQGIPFVGKAGQLLTRILEAIDLGREDVYICNILKCRPPGNRNPQPEEIAACSGFLLRQIAAVRPRVLCTLGAFGVQTLLGTTESIGRLRGRVIDYGGIELVATYHPAYLLRNPMEKRKVWDDMRLVRDRLRSPQGPGSR; from the coding sequence ATGAACCGCCGGGTGCTGGGGGAGCAGATTTACGGTCACCTGCGACTCTTCAGCGCCCTGGGGGTCCGCTATGCCGGGGCGGCGCGGGGCGAGAGGAAGGCGCCGGCGGCCCCGCATGCGCCCGGGCCCTCGGCGGGGGCGGTCGCGCGTGAGACCGTGGCCGGGGACGCCGCCGGGGCGCAAACGCTGGAGGCGATCCGGGCCGACCTCGGGGATTGCCGGCGCTGCGCGCTGGCGGCGACGCGCAACCGGATCGTGTTCGGTGCGGGAAACCCGCACGCGGCCCTGATGCTGGTCGGAGAGGCGCCGGGCGCCGCGGAAGACGAGCAGGGGATCCCGTTCGTGGGGAAGGCGGGGCAGTTGCTCACGCGCATCCTGGAAGCCATCGACCTCGGGCGGGAAGACGTCTACATCTGCAATATCCTGAAATGCCGCCCCCCCGGGAACCGCAACCCGCAGCCGGAGGAGATCGCCGCCTGTTCGGGATTCCTGCTGCGCCAGATCGCGGCCGTGCGCCCCCGCGTCCTCTGCACCCTGGGCGCCTTCGGCGTCCAGACGCTTCTGGGGACGACCGAATCGATCGGACGGCTGCGCGGGCGGGTGATCGATTACGGCGGGATCGAGCTCGTGGCCACCTACCACCCCGCCTACCTGCTCCGGAACCCCATGGAAAAGCGCAAGGTGTGGGACGACATGCGCCTCGTGCGCGACCGCCTGCGCTCGCCGCAGGGACCCGGGTCCCGATGA
- a CDS encoding GTPase Era, producing MKSGTAVIIGRPNSGKSTLLNALAGQKVSIVSSKPQTTRHRIIGVLSEKRGQIVFVDTPGVHKPGYRMNQRMLGTVYEQLRGVDLVLHMVDGGIPFGAGENFVLEMVKKTGAPAFLLLNKIDAIAKQRLLPAMDRYGQAGCFMEILPISAATGENLDLLRDRIFEYLPEGEPRYGEDLVTDRTERFLAGEFIREKLLERLREELPYASAVMIRRFDESRRVDRNLVVIDADILVERRSQQGIVLGAGARTLRDLGTEARRDLERLLGCKVYLGLEVRTARNWRNDDALLDQLELGS from the coding sequence ATGAAGAGCGGGACCGCCGTCATCATCGGAAGGCCCAACTCGGGGAAATCGACGCTGCTGAACGCCCTCGCGGGTCAGAAGGTGTCGATCGTCTCCTCCAAGCCGCAGACCACGCGCCACCGCATCATCGGGGTCCTCAGCGAGAAACGGGGCCAGATCGTCTTTGTCGATACGCCGGGGGTGCATAAGCCCGGCTACCGGATGAACCAGAGGATGCTCGGCACGGTCTACGAGCAGCTCCGCGGCGTCGACCTGGTGCTGCACATGGTCGATGGCGGCATCCCGTTCGGCGCGGGGGAAAACTTCGTGCTCGAGATGGTGAAAAAGACGGGGGCCCCCGCCTTCCTGCTTCTCAACAAGATCGACGCCATCGCCAAGCAGCGGCTCCTGCCCGCCATGGATCGCTACGGGCAGGCGGGATGCTTCATGGAGATCCTCCCGATATCGGCCGCGACCGGCGAGAACCTGGACCTGCTCCGCGACCGGATCTTCGAATACCTGCCGGAGGGGGAGCCGCGGTACGGCGAGGACCTGGTCACCGACCGGACGGAGCGCTTCCTGGCCGGCGAATTCATCAGGGAAAAGCTGCTCGAGCGGCTGCGCGAGGAGCTCCCTTACGCGTCCGCCGTGATGATCCGCCGGTTCGACGAGAGCCGCAGGGTGGACAGGAACCTGGTGGTGATCGACGCGGACATCCTGGTGGAGCGGCGTTCGCAGCAGGGGATCGTGCTGGGCGCCGGGGCGAGGACGCTCCGGGACCTGGGGACCGAGGCGCGGCGCGACCTGGAGCGGCTGCTCGGCTGCAAGGTGTACCTGGGACTCGAGGTGCGCACGGCGCGCAACTGGCGCAACGACGACGCGCTGCTCGACCAGCTGGAGCTGGGGTCATGA
- the coaBC gene encoding bifunctional phosphopantothenoylcysteine decarboxylase/phosphopantothenate--cysteine ligase CoaBC, giving the protein MKVALGVTGCIAAYKSIEVMRGLQKAGVEVQVVLTRSAAEFVAPLTYEALSGRSVIMDMFRPELNRDIRHISLAQSIDLLAVVPATANILGKMAHGIADDFLSTLYLSTPAPVLIAPAMNAEMWRHPAVRANVETLRGRGHHFVDPEPGMLACGIEGDGRLAAVDGILERILGVLGGERDFEGLRVLVTAGPTVEDIDPVRFISNRSSGKMGYAVAEAAHARGAGVTLVSGPVSLPAPAGVELVRVRSASEMGEAVLRLFPGTDIVVKAAAVADYRPAEPAAGKIKKGEGAETLNLERTDDILARLGREKKGQVLVGFAAETDNLLENARGKLAGKNLDLVVANDVSRGVFGEDAATVHILRRTGETVTLRQRPKGAIARAILDLALEARRTRGEEAP; this is encoded by the coding sequence ATGAAAGTGGCGCTCGGAGTCACCGGCTGCATCGCCGCGTACAAATCGATCGAGGTGATGCGCGGGCTGCAGAAGGCGGGGGTGGAGGTCCAGGTGGTGCTGACCCGCTCGGCGGCGGAGTTCGTCGCTCCTCTCACGTATGAGGCGCTTTCGGGCCGGAGCGTGATCATGGACATGTTCCGGCCGGAGTTGAACCGCGACATCCGCCACATCAGCCTGGCGCAGTCGATCGACCTGCTGGCGGTGGTCCCGGCGACGGCCAATATCCTCGGGAAGATGGCGCACGGGATCGCGGACGACTTCCTCTCGACCCTCTATCTCTCCACCCCGGCGCCGGTCCTCATCGCCCCGGCGATGAACGCCGAGATGTGGCGGCACCCGGCGGTGCGCGCCAACGTGGAAACGCTCCGGGGCAGGGGGCACCATTTCGTGGACCCGGAGCCGGGCATGCTCGCCTGCGGAATCGAGGGGGATGGGCGCCTGGCCGCGGTCGACGGGATCCTCGAGCGGATCCTGGGCGTCCTCGGCGGCGAGCGCGACTTCGAGGGGCTCCGGGTGCTGGTGACGGCGGGACCCACGGTGGAGGACATCGACCCCGTTCGTTTCATTTCCAACCGGAGTTCGGGGAAGATGGGGTACGCCGTGGCCGAGGCGGCGCACGCGCGCGGGGCCGGGGTGACGCTGGTATCGGGTCCCGTGAGCCTTCCGGCTCCCGCGGGCGTCGAACTGGTCCGGGTGCGTTCGGCGTCGGAGATGGGAGAGGCGGTCCTGCGCCTCTTCCCGGGCACGGACATCGTGGTGAAGGCGGCGGCCGTGGCCGATTACCGGCCGGCGGAGCCGGCGGCGGGGAAGATCAAGAAGGGGGAGGGCGCTGAAACGCTGAACCTCGAGCGCACGGACGACATCCTGGCCCGGCTGGGGAGGGAGAAAAAGGGGCAGGTGCTGGTCGGGTTCGCCGCCGAGACCGACAACCTGCTCGAGAACGCGAGGGGGAAGCTCGCGGGCAAGAACCTGGACCTCGTGGTCGCCAACGACGTTTCCAGGGGCGTGTTCGGCGAGGACGCGGCCACCGTGCACATCCTCAGGAGGACCGGGGAGACGGTGACGCTGCGGCAGCGGCCGAAGGGGGCGATCGCGCGCGCGATCCTCGACCTTGCGCTCGAGGCGCGCCGGACCCGGGGAGAGGAAGCCCCATGA
- the rpoZ gene encoding DNA-directed RNA polymerase subunit omega: protein MQKIPERIGSKYRFIILAAERAKQLQNNAKPKIKTRSTKPAHIAMRELEEDLLSYEVTEPVEPPVQI from the coding sequence ATGCAGAAGATCCCTGAACGCATCGGATCGAAATACCGTTTCATCATCCTGGCGGCGGAAAGGGCGAAGCAGCTGCAGAACAACGCCAAGCCCAAGATCAAGACGCGGTCGACCAAACCCGCCCACATCGCGATGAGGGAGCTGGAAGAGGATCTCCTCAGCTACGAGGTCACCGAGCCCGTCGAACCGCCGGTGCAGATCTGA
- the gmk gene encoding guanylate kinase, giving the protein MKRGSLIIVSGPSGAGKSALVGHALAAIPNLEFSVSYTTRAPRGSERDGVEYVFVDRTEFEARIAAGDLLEWAEVHGNYYGTSRRFVDGRLERGSDVILDIDVQGAGIIRRERPEAVGIFVMPPSFGVLRERLTRRSLDDADVIRMRLERACGEISRYHEYDYLIVNDGLEAAVRDLEAIILSTRRRMSVMAGPARSIMQTFGGTHAEDP; this is encoded by the coding sequence ATGAAGAGAGGGAGCCTGATCATCGTGTCCGGCCCGTCGGGCGCGGGGAAGAGTGCGCTGGTGGGGCACGCGCTCGCGGCGATTCCAAACCTGGAGTTCTCGGTGTCCTACACGACCCGGGCCCCGCGCGGCAGCGAGCGGGACGGGGTCGAATATGTCTTCGTCGACCGGACCGAGTTCGAGGCGCGGATCGCCGCCGGCGACCTGCTCGAATGGGCCGAGGTCCACGGCAACTATTACGGGACTTCGCGACGGTTCGTCGACGGGCGGCTCGAGCGGGGGAGCGACGTCATCCTGGACATCGACGTGCAGGGGGCGGGCATCATCCGCAGGGAACGGCCCGAGGCGGTGGGGATTTTCGTCATGCCCCCTTCCTTCGGGGTGCTGCGCGAGCGGCTGACGCGCCGGAGCCTGGACGACGCCGACGTCATCCGGATGCGGCTCGAGCGGGCCTGCGGCGAGATCAGCCGCTACCACGAGTACGATTACCTGATCGTCAACGACGGCCTGGAGGCGGCCGTGCGGGACCTCGAGGCGATCATCCTGAGCACCCGCCGCCGGATGTCGGTCATGGCCGGCCCGGCGCGATCGATAATGCAAACCTTTGGAGGAACACATGCAGAAGATCCCTGA
- a CDS encoding YicC family protein gives MILSMTGYGTGSAREGDTTVSVEIKTVNHRFLDLHVRLPRECQFLESDIQQAVRARIGRGRVDVGVTVQNSAAGGFRIRAEVVRRYLDAVDRLRAEFRLEGALDMRSLLTLPGVLETDDGGGAEPGPLTDLAGRSLAEALDHVLEMRRREGEALRGDMLRNLGSIEGATERIGRLSRDDAAGHLKTLEERIARLLPQGGIDPQRLAQEAALIADRVDIGEEVARLHSHIVQYRQLVEAEEKPGKKLDFLLQEMQREANTILSKSGNLEVTGLGIAIKTDVEKLREQVQNVE, from the coding sequence ATGATCCTCAGCATGACCGGATACGGCACCGGGTCGGCCCGGGAGGGCGACACGACGGTCTCGGTCGAGATCAAGACCGTCAACCACCGGTTCCTCGACCTGCACGTGCGCCTCCCGCGCGAGTGCCAGTTCCTGGAGTCGGACATCCAGCAGGCGGTGCGGGCCCGCATCGGCCGCGGCCGGGTGGACGTCGGCGTGACGGTGCAGAATTCGGCCGCGGGCGGGTTTCGCATCCGCGCGGAGGTGGTGCGCCGTTACCTGGACGCCGTCGACCGGCTCCGGGCGGAGTTTCGGCTCGAGGGGGCGCTCGACATGCGCTCGCTCCTGACCCTGCCGGGGGTGCTCGAAACGGACGACGGCGGCGGCGCGGAGCCGGGGCCGCTGACGGACCTCGCCGGCCGGAGCCTCGCGGAGGCGCTCGATCATGTACTGGAGATGCGGCGCCGGGAAGGGGAAGCGCTCAGGGGCGACATGCTCCGCAACCTCGGGAGCATCGAGGGGGCCACCGAGCGGATCGGCCGGCTCAGCCGGGACGACGCCGCCGGGCATCTGAAAACACTCGAGGAACGGATCGCCAGGCTCCTTCCCCAGGGGGGGATCGATCCGCAGCGGCTGGCCCAGGAAGCGGCCCTGATCGCCGACCGGGTCGACATCGGGGAAGAAGTCGCGCGCCTGCACAGCCACATCGTGCAGTACCGGCAGCTCGTCGAGGCGGAGGAAAAGCCCGGGAAGAAGCTCGATTTCCTGCTGCAGGAAATGCAGCGCGAAGCGAACACCATCCTGTCGAAGTCGGGGAACCTGGAGGTGACCGGGCTGGGGATCGCCATCAAGACGGATGTCGAAAAGCTGCGCGAGCAGGTCCAGAACGTGGAATGA